The Epinephelus lanceolatus isolate andai-2023 chromosome 11, ASM4190304v1, whole genome shotgun sequence genome window below encodes:
- the esama gene encoding endothelial cell adhesion molecule a, giving the protein MEVYTSTSRKLTLLSFTFLWGLSGIWAQIQMPQSSMDAIKGQMVVLRASYITEPGSDLSTNTILWNFFSNNSQLIISYTKGSMSVGSAQFKGRVGFFTSMPSRDVSLYINNTQESDSGLYFCQVIRPDNPGLTAQLTLDVKVPPAVPKCSVSGKAVLKGNVTLSCTSSSGKPIPLYRWKKTSPTSEVFFSPMLNEKTGTLKLSNLSSNMSGKYVCMASNSAGSESCVVNLDIVSSTKVGMIVGAVVGSLLACAFLVLLLICLFYQFKRRRDNEDDMANEIKEDAQAPKRVSWAKSGMGSDIISKNGTLSSIASSPHHKEPSHHHNNNHHHLQQYPQRPPSDTASIITATGSMAGYRPSRQHGASTPTHYSYNNDTTLPRGQTISSEASTNGSSLPRPERYTQLPQAQVLPQTYGQPQLQFQAAPSPPPLPTSTVTASNITRMGGVPIMVPAQNQAGSLV; this is encoded by the exons GGATATGGGCCCAGATCCAGATGCCCCAATCCAGTATGGATGCGATCAAGGGTCAGATGGTGGTGCTGAGGGCCTCATACATCACAGAGCCAGGCAGTGACCTGAGCACCAACACCATCCTCTGGAATTTTTTCTCTAACAACAGCCAGCTG ATCATCTCCTACACCAAAGGCTCCATGAGTGTAGGCAGCGCCCAGTTTAAGGGCCGCGTTGGTTTCTTCACTAGCATGCCCTCACGGGACGTGTCATTGTACATCAACAACACCCAGGAGTCTGACTCAGGACTCTACTTTTGCCAGGTCATCAGGCCTGATAATCCTGGCCTCACTGCTCAGCTCACCCTGGATGTGAAGG TCCCTCCTGCTGTTCCTAAGTGCTCTGTGTCAGGGAAGGCAGTGCTGAAGGGAAATGTGACTCTGAGCTGCACATCCAGCTCTGGGAAGCCCATTCCTCTGTACAGGTGGAAGAAAACCAGCCCCACCTCGGAGGTCTTCTTCTCACCTATGCTCA ATGAGAAGACTGGCACTCTGAAGCTGAGCAACCTGAGCAGCAACATGTCAGGGAAGTATGTGTGCATGGCCAGCAACTCAGCTGGGTCAGAGAGCTGCGTCGTCAACCTGGATATCGTCTCCT CCACTAAAGTGGGGATGATTGTTGGAGCCGTTGTGGGCTCATTGCTCGCCTGCGCCTtccttgtcctcctcctcatctgccTCTTTTACCAGTTTAAGAGGCGGAGAGACAATGAGGACGACATGGCCAATGAAATCAA GGAGGACGCTCAGGCTCCCAAGCGTGTGTCCTGGGCTAAAAGCGGCATGGGTTCAGACATCATCTCCAAGAACGGCACCCTGTCCTCCATCGCCTCTAGCCCACACCATAAAGAGCCCTCacaccaccacaacaacaaccaccACCACCTGCAGCAGTACCCCCAGCGCCCCCCTTCGGACACTGCCTCCATAATTACCGCCACTGGCAGCATGGCCGGCTACCGCCCATCCCGCCAACATGGAGCCTCCACTCCAACCCACTACAGCTACAACAACGATACCACCCTGCCACGAGGACAGACCATCTCCTCTGAGGCCAGCACCAACGGGAGTTCCCTTCCCAGACCAGAGCGTTACACCCAGCTGCCCCAGGCTCAGGTGCTGCCGCAGACCTACGGCCAGCCTCAGCTGCAGTTCCAGGCTGCTCCCTCCCCGCCACCGCTGCCCACCTCCACAGTCACAGCCTCCAACATCACCCGCATGGGAGGTGTGCCCATAATGGTGCCTGCACAGAACCAGGCCGGGTCTCTGGTCTAA